From a region of the Streptomyces caniferus genome:
- a CDS encoding PadR family transcriptional regulator, protein MSLRHAVLGLLAEAPASGYDLMKLFNASLSSVWPATQSQVYGELTKLTTAGLVEVAAHGPRGRKEYAITGDGLAELRHWLTAVEPSGPQRHDGVLRVFFLGIVTPLEAQTFLLHQAERAAQTRTTLQHIEETAEWDEEMISVYGRIALEYGLRMSAAQEEWARWAADEVTSAKAKKASELARAQHQEDRQNEAE, encoded by the coding sequence ATGAGCCTGAGACATGCCGTGCTGGGCCTGCTGGCCGAGGCCCCGGCGAGCGGATACGACCTGATGAAGCTGTTCAACGCCTCGCTTTCGAGCGTCTGGCCGGCCACCCAGAGCCAGGTGTACGGCGAGCTCACCAAGCTCACGACCGCCGGCCTCGTCGAGGTCGCCGCGCACGGCCCCCGCGGCCGCAAGGAATACGCGATCACCGGGGACGGCCTGGCGGAGCTGCGCCATTGGCTCACCGCGGTCGAACCGAGCGGACCGCAGCGCCATGACGGCGTGTTGCGCGTCTTCTTCCTCGGCATCGTCACGCCCCTCGAGGCACAGACATTCCTCCTGCATCAGGCCGAGCGCGCCGCGCAGACCCGCACCACGCTCCAGCACATCGAGGAGACCGCAGAGTGGGACGAGGAAATGATTTCGGTGTACGGGCGGATCGCGCTGGAGTACGGCTTGCGGATGTCGGCGGCCCAGGAGGAATGGGCCCGTTGGGCGGCCGATGAGGTGACCAGCGCAAAGGCGAAAAAGGCCAGCGAACTCGCCAGGGCGCAGCACCAGGAAGACCGGCAGAACGAAGCGGAGTGA
- a CDS encoding carotenoid oxygenase family protein, translating to MTTTPPTTATASQAPAPHMAGNFAPVKDELTAYDLPVTGTIPPELSGWFLRNGPNPRDAATPHWFFGDGMVHGLRLEGGRAVSYRNRWVRTSTFTGGERTADAQGRRNLAAGVANTHIVRHAGRTLALVESSFPYEIDCRPGHELETIGAHDFGGRLTTAMTAHPKTCPTTGELHFFGYGGPTPPYLTYHRADAAGELVISRPIDVPGHTMMHDFHLTAGHVVFMDLPVVFDRSHPGMPFQWNPEYGARLGVLRRDDPYGEVRWLPIDPCYVFHALNAHDEGDQRIVLHVSRYADFGGMTPAHLWRWTLDLTTGTVTEEQLDDRFCEFPRVDDRLAGLPARFGHATTGELPGTGPIPGALLRYDLQTGAVVRHDFGPGRTPGEAVFAPADDRPGGPGWLITYVYDASTDTSDLVVLDAEDISADPVATVHLPQRVPYGFHGNWLPDPVS from the coding sequence ATGACCACCACACCACCGACCACCGCAACCGCATCGCAGGCCCCCGCACCCCACATGGCCGGCAACTTCGCCCCGGTGAAGGACGAGCTGACCGCCTACGACCTGCCGGTCACGGGCACGATCCCACCGGAGCTCAGCGGCTGGTTCCTGCGCAACGGACCCAACCCGCGGGACGCCGCCACTCCGCACTGGTTCTTCGGCGACGGCATGGTCCACGGTCTGCGCCTGGAGGGCGGCCGGGCCGTCTCCTATCGCAACCGATGGGTCCGCACCTCCACCTTCACCGGGGGCGAGCGCACGGCGGACGCACAGGGCCGCCGCAACCTGGCGGCGGGCGTGGCCAACACCCATATCGTCCGGCATGCCGGACGCACCCTCGCGCTGGTCGAGTCGTCCTTCCCCTACGAGATCGACTGCCGCCCCGGACATGAGCTGGAGACCATCGGAGCCCATGACTTCGGGGGCCGGCTCACCACCGCCATGACCGCCCACCCCAAAACGTGCCCCACCACCGGCGAACTGCATTTCTTCGGGTACGGCGGCCCCACCCCGCCCTACCTCACCTACCACCGCGCCGACGCCGCAGGGGAGTTGGTGATCTCTCGCCCCATCGATGTTCCGGGGCACACGATGATGCACGACTTCCACCTGACCGCCGGCCACGTCGTCTTCATGGACCTCCCGGTCGTCTTCGACCGCAGCCACCCCGGCATGCCGTTCCAGTGGAATCCGGAGTACGGCGCACGTCTCGGGGTGCTGCGGCGTGACGACCCTTATGGCGAGGTCCGCTGGCTGCCCATCGACCCCTGCTATGTCTTCCACGCGCTGAACGCGCACGACGAGGGCGACCAGCGAATCGTTCTCCATGTGTCCCGCTACGCCGACTTCGGCGGAATGACCCCCGCCCACCTCTGGCGCTGGACCCTCGATCTCACGACGGGCACGGTCACCGAGGAGCAACTCGACGACCGATTCTGCGAGTTCCCCCGGGTGGACGACCGGCTCGCCGGGCTGCCGGCCCGCTTCGGTCACGCCACGACCGGCGAGCTGCCGGGCACCGGCCCGATACCCGGCGCACTGCTCCGCTATGACCTGCAGACCGGTGCCGTCGTCCGGCACGACTTCGGCCCGGGGCGCACCCCGGGCGAGGCCGTCTTCGCTCCGGCGGACGACCGTCCGGGCGGTCCGGGCTGGCTGATCACCTACGTCTACGACGCCTCCACGGACACCAGCGATCTCGTCGTACTCGACGCGGAGGACATATCCGCCGACCCGGTCGCCACGGTCCATCTTCCGCAGCGAGTGCCGTATGGGTTCCACGGCAACTGGCTCCCGGATCCGGTCAGTTGA
- a CDS encoding MerR family transcriptional regulator, translating to MTEQPPTAEYRIEDLAHLSGATVRTIRAYQDRGLLPRPERRGRANVYGGTHLARLRQIAGLLDRGYTLASIKELLEAWDAGLDLGGVLGLVAEIDGPWTDEEASRISRPDLDAAFGGTSDEEAIAEAVELGVLERIPGEDDEFLVPSPQELAVAAELHSAGVPIPAISGHLREVRGQVEHIASRFLDFTTEHVFQPFLDHPPTEAEAAEAAALVRRLRPLAQQTIDAELARAMRTLATRYLRQHLSEALPAEALRSAEARSLVRSASDGAVREQAEAGGRTPTEAGAGSVPEPRSAPGPSPVVPAAVGTSADPRTAPDPGAVPEAVLLPAEAVRAVRALVGAENTAAFIAAAAQREVQARTMDALASGGSGSGR from the coding sequence GTGACCGAGCAGCCGCCGACGGCCGAATACCGCATCGAGGACCTGGCGCACCTCAGCGGCGCCACGGTCCGCACGATCCGCGCCTACCAGGACCGCGGGCTGCTGCCCCGCCCGGAACGCCGGGGCCGGGCCAACGTCTACGGCGGCACCCATCTGGCCAGGCTGCGCCAGATCGCCGGTCTGCTCGACCGCGGCTACACCCTCGCCAGCATCAAGGAACTCCTCGAGGCCTGGGACGCGGGCCTCGACCTCGGCGGGGTGCTGGGGCTGGTCGCCGAGATCGACGGGCCGTGGACCGACGAGGAGGCGTCCCGCATCAGCCGCCCGGACCTGGACGCCGCCTTCGGGGGCACCTCCGACGAGGAGGCCATCGCCGAAGCCGTCGAACTGGGCGTCCTGGAAAGGATCCCCGGCGAGGACGACGAGTTCCTCGTCCCCAGCCCGCAGGAACTCGCCGTCGCCGCCGAACTGCACTCCGCCGGCGTCCCGATCCCGGCGATCTCCGGCCATCTGCGGGAGGTGCGGGGCCAGGTCGAGCACATTGCCTCCCGCTTCCTGGACTTCACCACCGAGCATGTCTTCCAGCCCTTCCTGGACCACCCGCCCACCGAGGCCGAAGCTGCGGAGGCCGCCGCCCTGGTACGCCGGCTGCGCCCCTTGGCCCAGCAGACCATCGACGCCGAACTCGCCCGCGCCATGCGCACCCTGGCCACCCGCTACCTGCGCCAGCACCTCAGCGAGGCACTACCGGCAGAGGCACTGAGGTCCGCTGAGGCGCGGTCGCTGGTGCGGTCGGCATCGGACGGCGCTGTACGGGAGCAGGCCGAGGCAGGAGGCAGGACGCCAACCGAGGCAGGGGCCGGCAGCGTGCCCGAGCCCCGGTCCGCCCCCGGGCCGTCGCCGGTCGTACCGGCTGCCGTCGGGACGAGCGCGGACCCCCGTACCGCGCCCGACCCCGGTGCGGTGCCGGAAGCGGTGCTGCTCCCTGCCGAGGCCGTACGGGCCGTGCGGGCCCTGGTGGGCGCGGAGAACACGGCCGCCTTCATCGCCGCCGCCGCTCAGCGTGAGGTGCAGGCCCGCACCATGGACGCCCTGGCGTCAGGCGGAAGCGGAAGCGGGCGCTAG
- a CDS encoding SDR family oxidoreductase: MQQPAVGSGTGLDGARERWVPTGGIELCVAELGDPARPTVMLVHGYPDSKEVWSEVARGLADRFHVVLYDVRGCGRSTAPQPLRGGFTLEKLTDDFLAVADAVSPDRPVHVVGHDWGSVQAWEFATVRRTEGRIASFTSLSGPSLDHFGHWIKKRMARPTPRRAAQLLNQSAKSWYVYLLHTPVLPELAWKGPLGTRWPKILQRVEKVPGGDYPTASLPTDAAHGAWLYRDNVLPRLRRPRTDAYAHCPVQLITPTGDAFLSQRLYDDLEQWAPQLVRRTLPAKHWVPRTRPDQLVSWIGEFVTAKEEGDPAKRVVASGPHADRFGGQLVLVTGAAGGIGRATAFAFAEAGARIIAVDRDAEGAARTAEMSRLIGAPAAWAEVADVSDEAAMEKLADKVDAEYGTVDVLVNNAGIGLSGAFLQTSAEDWKKVLDVNLWGVIHGCRIFGKRMADRGQGGHIVNIASAAAFQPSRVLPAYSTSKAAVLMLSECLRAELAGQGIGVSAICPGLVNTGITTTARFTGVSADEEKRRQAKAARMYGLRNYPPEKVADAILRAVVRNQAVVPVTPEARGAHLMSRFAPRALRALARFEPRL, translated from the coding sequence GTGCAGCAGCCCGCGGTCGGAAGCGGCACGGGGCTCGACGGGGCGCGGGAGCGCTGGGTGCCCACCGGCGGCATCGAGCTGTGCGTCGCCGAGCTGGGGGATCCGGCACGCCCCACGGTGATGCTGGTGCACGGCTATCCGGACAGCAAAGAGGTGTGGTCCGAGGTCGCCCGCGGTCTGGCCGACCGGTTCCATGTGGTGCTCTACGACGTCCGGGGCTGCGGCCGGTCCACCGCTCCGCAGCCGCTGCGCGGCGGCTTCACCCTGGAGAAGCTGACGGACGACTTCCTGGCCGTCGCCGACGCCGTCAGCCCCGACCGCCCGGTCCATGTGGTCGGCCACGACTGGGGCTCGGTACAGGCCTGGGAGTTCGCCACGGTGCGCCGTACGGAGGGCCGGATCGCCTCCTTCACCTCCCTGTCCGGCCCGTCCCTGGACCACTTCGGCCACTGGATCAAGAAGCGCATGGCACGCCCCACTCCGCGGCGCGCCGCCCAGCTCCTCAACCAGAGCGCCAAGTCCTGGTACGTCTACCTGCTGCACACGCCCGTACTGCCCGAGCTGGCATGGAAGGGCCCGCTCGGCACGCGCTGGCCAAAGATCCTGCAGCGGGTGGAGAAGGTGCCGGGCGGTGACTACCCGACCGCTTCACTGCCGACCGATGCCGCCCACGGTGCCTGGCTCTACCGCGACAATGTCCTCCCCCGGCTCCGCCGCCCGCGCACCGACGCCTATGCGCACTGCCCGGTCCAGCTCATCACCCCGACCGGTGATGCGTTTCTCTCCCAGCGGCTGTACGACGACCTGGAGCAGTGGGCGCCCCAGCTGGTACGCCGCACTCTCCCGGCCAAGCACTGGGTACCGCGTACCCGCCCCGATCAGCTCGTCTCCTGGATCGGCGAGTTCGTCACCGCCAAGGAAGAGGGAGATCCGGCGAAGCGGGTCGTGGCGTCCGGCCCGCACGCCGACCGGTTCGGCGGCCAGCTGGTGCTGGTGACCGGTGCGGCCGGCGGCATCGGCCGGGCGACGGCGTTCGCCTTCGCCGAGGCCGGCGCCCGGATCATCGCGGTCGACCGGGACGCCGAGGGCGCGGCACGGACCGCCGAGATGTCCCGGCTGATCGGTGCACCCGCGGCCTGGGCGGAGGTTGCCGACGTCTCGGACGAGGCGGCGATGGAGAAGCTCGCCGACAAGGTCGATGCCGAGTACGGCACCGTCGACGTCCTGGTGAACAACGCCGGCATCGGCCTGTCCGGCGCCTTCCTGCAGACCAGCGCCGAGGACTGGAAGAAGGTGCTGGACGTCAATCTGTGGGGCGTCATCCATGGCTGCCGGATCTTCGGCAAGCGAATGGCGGACCGCGGACAGGGCGGCCATATCGTCAACATCGCCTCGGCCGCCGCCTTCCAGCCGTCGAGGGTGCTGCCCGCCTACAGCACGTCCAAGGCGGCCGTCCTGATGCTCAGCGAGTGTCTGCGTGCCGAACTGGCCGGTCAGGGCATCGGCGTCTCGGCCATCTGCCCGGGACTGGTCAACACCGGCATCACCACCACGGCCCGCTTCACCGGTGTCTCGGCCGACGAGGAGAAGCGTCGCCAGGCCAAGGCCGCGCGGATGTACGGGCTGCGCAACTACCCGCCGGAGAAGGTCGCCGACGCCATTCTGCGTGCGGTGGTCCGCAACCAGGCGGTGGTGCCGGTCACCCCCGAGGCCCGCGGCGCCCATCTGATGTCCCGCTTCGCCCCACGCGCACTGCGCGCCCTCGCGCGCTTCGAGCCGCGGCTGTAG
- a CDS encoding M24 family metallopeptidase, with translation MASVTSATSPRAGELPAGLRGFREVQRLAYACAEAVAAQLRPGITERAAARMQREWLRERGVRDWFHLPFAWFGDRTAFVNFRVPLQFFPTHRELEPGMPFILDMAPIHRGYTADIGYSGCLGLNPVHDRLLADLEAHRELILREVRERRPLREIYEDVDRLMARQGYANRHRAYPFGVIAHKVDRVRQRRWSPTLFGFGTQSLKGLASDALHGHRDGWSPLWSPYTFSDHPPQPGLWAVEPHLGFRGTGAKFEEILVVTDSKDPQESAFWLDDDLPHVRRWQEEKTA, from the coding sequence ATGGCCTCAGTCACCTCAGCGACCTCACCACGAGCCGGAGAACTCCCCGCCGGGCTAAGAGGGTTCAGAGAGGTCCAGCGACTCGCCTACGCCTGTGCGGAAGCGGTGGCCGCGCAGCTCAGGCCCGGGATCACCGAGCGGGCGGCGGCGCGGATGCAGCGCGAGTGGCTGCGCGAGCGCGGGGTTCGGGACTGGTTCCATCTGCCGTTCGCCTGGTTCGGCGACCGCACCGCCTTCGTCAACTTCCGGGTGCCGCTGCAGTTCTTCCCGACCCATCGCGAGCTGGAACCGGGGATGCCCTTCATCCTGGACATGGCACCGATTCATCGGGGCTACACGGCCGACATCGGCTACTCCGGCTGCCTCGGGCTCAACCCCGTGCACGACCGGCTCCTCGCCGACCTCGAAGCACACCGGGAGCTGATCCTGCGCGAGGTGCGCGAGCGACGCCCGCTCCGGGAGATCTACGAGGACGTCGACCGGTTGATGGCGCGGCAGGGCTACGCCAACCGCCACCGCGCCTACCCCTTCGGCGTCATCGCGCACAAGGTCGACCGGGTCAGGCAACGGCGCTGGTCCCCGACTCTCTTCGGGTTCGGCACCCAGTCCCTCAAGGGTCTGGCCTCCGATGCACTGCACGGCCACCGTGACGGCTGGTCCCCGCTGTGGAGCCCCTACACCTTCTCCGACCACCCGCCGCAGCCCGGACTGTGGGCGGTCGAACCCCACCTCGGATTCCGGGGAACGGGCGCGAAGTTCGAGGAGATCCTGGTCGTCACGGACTCCAAGGACCCGCAGGAGAGCGCCTTTTGGCTGGACGATGATCTGCCGCATGTGCGGCGCTGGCAGGAGGAGAAGACAGCGTGA
- a CDS encoding ABC transporter ATP-binding protein, translated as MAETTTVEDVTVIVTESLSKRFPRVTALDRLSLDIAPGVTGLVGANGAGKSTLIKILLGLAPATEGTAHVLGLDVTKDGGTIRERVGYMPEHDCLPPDVSATEFVVHMARMSGLPPAAARERTADTLRHVGLYEERYRPIGGYSTGMKQRVKLAQALVHDPQLVFLDEPTNGLDPAGRDEMLGLIRRVHTDFGISVLVTSHLLGELERTCDHVVVIDGGKLLRSSSTDEFTQVTASLAVEVTDTDDHPDGTGALRAALTAAGAAVTTGAAGSQSLASAGHLLYVEAAGEETYDLVRDTVAGLGLGLIRMEQRRHQIAEVFREADAASATPATAGAPSAPHATQDGGAHDVA; from the coding sequence GTGGCGGAGACCACTACCGTCGAGGACGTGACTGTGATCGTGACCGAAAGCCTGAGCAAGCGGTTCCCGCGGGTGACCGCCTTGGACCGGCTCTCCCTTGACATCGCCCCCGGCGTAACAGGCCTGGTGGGTGCCAACGGTGCCGGCAAGTCCACCCTGATCAAGATCCTTCTCGGCCTGGCCCCGGCCACCGAAGGGACCGCGCATGTCCTCGGCCTGGACGTGACCAAGGACGGCGGCACCATCCGTGAGCGGGTCGGCTATATGCCCGAGCACGACTGCCTGCCGCCCGACGTCTCGGCCACCGAGTTCGTCGTGCACATGGCCCGGATGTCCGGTCTGCCGCCGGCCGCAGCCCGCGAGCGCACCGCCGACACCCTGCGCCACGTCGGCCTCTACGAGGAGCGCTATCGCCCCATCGGCGGCTACTCGACGGGCATGAAGCAGCGGGTGAAGCTGGCCCAGGCGCTGGTCCACGACCCGCAGCTGGTGTTCCTCGACGAGCCCACCAACGGCCTCGACCCGGCCGGGCGGGACGAGATGCTCGGCCTGATCCGGCGCGTGCACACCGATTTCGGGATCTCCGTCCTGGTGACCTCCCACCTCCTCGGTGAGCTGGAGCGGACCTGTGACCATGTCGTCGTCATCGACGGCGGCAAGCTGCTGCGCTCCTCATCGACCGATGAGTTCACGCAGGTCACCGCCTCGCTGGCGGTCGAGGTCACGGACACCGACGACCACCCGGACGGCACCGGGGCGCTGCGCGCGGCCCTGACCGCCGCCGGAGCCGCGGTCACCACCGGCGCCGCCGGTTCGCAGAGCCTCGCCTCCGCCGGGCACCTCCTGTATGTGGAGGCGGCCGGGGAGGAGACCTACGACCTGGTGCGGGACACCGTCGCCGGACTCGGGCTCGGCCTGATCCGGATGGAACAGCGCCGGCACCAGATCGCCGAGGTCTTCCGCGAGGCGGACGCGGCGTCTGCCACCCCCGCCACCGCAGGCGCCCCGAGCGCCCCGCATGCCACCCAGGACGGAGGCGCCCACGATGTCGCCTGA
- a CDS encoding ABC transporter permease — protein MSPEPKTSASVTSAPATPGSGASVSAAPGGAYIHNIGYRHYDGPRLGRAYARRSLFSQSLRGAYGLGRSAKSKALPMLLFAVMCLPAAIMVAVAVFTKAGSLPVGYSRYAVYLQAVIGLFLAAQAPQSVSRDLRFKSIPLYFSRPIERVDYVVSKFAAMASALFILTGAPLLVLYIGALLAKLDFVDQTKGLAQGVVSVVLLSLLFAGIGLVVSAVTPRRGFGVAAVIAVLTIPYGAVSAVQGIAFVQGNEAAVGWLGLFSPITLIDGVQSTFLGGTSSFPNGLTPSTGAGFVYLLVTLAVIAGCYALLMRRYRKAGL, from the coding sequence ATGTCGCCTGAGCCCAAGACGTCCGCGTCCGTGACGTCCGCACCGGCGACGCCCGGATCCGGGGCGTCCGTATCCGCCGCACCGGGCGGCGCCTATATCCACAACATCGGCTACCGCCACTACGACGGCCCCCGCCTGGGCCGTGCCTACGCCCGCCGGTCGCTCTTCTCGCAGAGCCTGCGCGGCGCCTACGGTCTGGGCCGTTCGGCCAAGAGCAAGGCGCTGCCGATGCTGCTCTTCGCGGTGATGTGCCTGCCCGCCGCGATCATGGTCGCGGTGGCGGTGTTCACCAAGGCCGGCAGCCTCCCGGTCGGCTACTCCCGCTACGCCGTCTACCTCCAGGCCGTCATCGGCCTCTTCCTGGCCGCCCAGGCCCCGCAGTCGGTCTCACGCGATCTGCGCTTCAAGTCCATCCCGCTGTACTTCTCCCGCCCCATCGAGCGGGTCGACTACGTGGTGTCGAAGTTCGCGGCGATGGCCAGTGCCCTGTTCATCCTCACCGGTGCGCCGCTGCTGGTCCTCTACATCGGGGCGCTGCTGGCGAAGCTGGACTTCGTCGACCAGACCAAGGGGCTGGCGCAGGGAGTGGTCTCCGTGGTGTTGCTGTCGCTGCTGTTCGCCGGGATCGGCCTGGTCGTCTCCGCGGTCACCCCGCGCCGGGGCTTCGGCGTCGCCGCCGTGATCGCCGTACTCACCATTCCGTACGGTGCCGTGAGCGCGGTGCAGGGGATCGCCTTCGTCCAGGGCAACGAGGCCGCCGTCGGGTGGCTGGGGCTGTTCTCCCCGATCACGCTGATCGACGGGGTGCAGTCGACCTTCCTCGGTGGTACCAGCTCCTTCCCCAACGGCCTGACGCCGTCGACCGGTGCCGGATTCGTCTACCTCCTGGTCACGCTGGCCGTCATCGCCGGCTGCTACGCCCTGCTGATGCGCCGCTACCGGAAGGCCGGACTGTGA
- a CDS encoding ABC transporter ATP-binding protein, giving the protein MSTLTIDHVSRWFGNVVAVNDITMTIGPGVTGLLGPNGAGKSTLINMMGGFLAPSNGSVTLDGTTIWRHAGIYRHIGIVPEREAMYDFLTGREFVLANAELHGLGRAEAARALATVEMEYAQDRKISTYSKGMRQRVKMASALVHDPSVLLLDEPFNGMDPRQRMQLMELLRRMGDQGRTVLFSSHILEEVEQLASHIEVVVAGRHAASGDFRKIRRLMTDRPHRYLVRSDNDRALAGALIADPSTAGIEVDLAEGALRIQAVDFGRFTELLPRVARDHGIRLLTVSPSDESLESVFSYLVAA; this is encoded by the coding sequence ATGAGCACTCTCACCATCGACCATGTCTCGCGTTGGTTCGGCAATGTCGTCGCCGTCAACGACATCACGATGACCATCGGTCCCGGCGTGACCGGCCTGCTCGGCCCCAACGGCGCCGGCAAGTCCACCCTCATCAACATGATGGGCGGCTTCCTCGCGCCCTCCAACGGCTCGGTCACCCTCGACGGGACCACGATCTGGCGCCACGCCGGCATCTACCGCCACATCGGCATCGTCCCGGAGCGCGAGGCGATGTACGACTTCCTCACGGGGCGCGAATTCGTCCTCGCCAACGCGGAGTTGCACGGCCTCGGCCGGGCGGAGGCGGCCAGAGCGCTGGCCACCGTCGAGATGGAGTACGCCCAGGACCGCAAGATCTCGACGTACAGCAAGGGCATGCGGCAGCGCGTGAAGATGGCCTCGGCGCTGGTCCACGACCCGTCCGTGCTGCTGCTCGACGAGCCGTTCAACGGCATGGACCCCCGTCAGCGGATGCAGCTGATGGAGCTGCTGCGGCGGATGGGCGACCAGGGCCGTACGGTCCTGTTCTCCTCGCACATCCTCGAAGAGGTCGAACAACTCGCCTCACACATCGAGGTGGTGGTGGCCGGACGGCATGCCGCGTCCGGCGACTTCCGCAAGATCCGCCGGCTGATGACGGACCGCCCGCACCGCTACCTGGTCCGGTCCGACAACGACCGGGCGCTGGCCGGCGCGCTGATCGCCGACCCCTCGACGGCCGGCATCGAGGTGGACCTCGCCGAAGGCGCGCTGCGCATCCAGGCGGTCGACTTCGGCCGCTTCACCGAACTCCTGCCGCGGGTCGCCCGCGACCACGGCATCCGCCTTCTGACGGTCTCGCCCTCCGACGAGTCGCTGGAATCCGTCTTCTCCTACCTCGTAGCGGCCTGA
- a CDS encoding ABC transporter permease subunit, producing the protein MFHPTVARLTYRALLGRRRAMILFALPALLVVLAVAVRVLAGADDSTAGGILGGFALGTMVPLIGVIAGTGAIGPEIDDGSVVYLLAKPVSRPTIIFTKLLVAIGVTVAFSALPVLLAGFLLNGNSQQMAVGYAVAAAVASVAYSALFLLFGTITRQAVVFGLVYALVWEALVGTLVPGAKTLSVQQWALAVGQKAAAEGAITSDVQLPLAIGLLVVLTAAATWYAARRLKALTLAGEE; encoded by the coding sequence CTGTTCCACCCCACCGTCGCCCGGCTCACCTACCGCGCCCTGCTCGGCCGGCGCCGGGCCATGATCCTCTTCGCGCTGCCCGCCCTGCTGGTGGTGCTCGCGGTGGCCGTCCGCGTGCTGGCCGGCGCCGACGACTCCACCGCCGGCGGCATCCTGGGCGGCTTCGCGCTGGGCACGATGGTGCCGCTGATCGGCGTCATCGCCGGTACGGGCGCGATCGGCCCCGAGATCGACGACGGCTCGGTGGTCTACCTCCTCGCCAAGCCGGTGTCCCGGCCGACGATCATCTTCACCAAACTCCTGGTCGCGATAGGCGTCACGGTCGCCTTCTCCGCCCTCCCCGTCCTGCTCGCCGGCTTCCTCCTCAACGGCAACAGCCAGCAGATGGCGGTGGGATACGCCGTGGCGGCGGCCGTCGCCTCCGTCGCCTACAGCGCCCTCTTCCTCCTCTTCGGCACGATCACCCGGCAGGCCGTCGTGTTCGGCCTGGTCTACGCCCTGGTCTGGGAGGCGCTGGTGGGCACCCTCGTCCCGGGCGCGAAGACGCTGAGCGTCCAGCAGTGGGCACTGGCGGTCGGCCAGAAGGCGGCCGCGGAGGGTGCGATCACCTCCGATGTCCAACTGCCGCTCGCGATCGGCCTGCTGGTGGTCCTCACGGCCGCCGCCACCTGGTATGCCGCCCGCCGTCTGAAGGCGCTGACGCTGGCCGGCGAGGAGTAA
- the mltG gene encoding endolytic transglycosylase MltG: MSDVERTVRRPGPRLPRTGRLVLVAVLCVLVVLAALLLPRLLRGLRPGQTLTVPEGQRASQVYAAADKALHRPAGSTAKAAKSAHLALPAEAKGNPEGYLFPATYPLDSDTTPASLLAYMVKTAKQRLAADGIASYRTVVIASIVQAEADRPADMGKVARVIDNRLAHHMPLQMDSTINYALARSTLRTSHADTRTKNPYNTYRYPGLPPTPIDSPGADALKAAGAPPAGDWLYFVTVKPGDTRFTADYQEHLRNVREFNDLQKGAGTGGGGGGGA; this comes from the coding sequence ATGAGCGATGTTGAGCGCACCGTTCGCCGGCCAGGACCGCGGCTCCCCCGCACCGGCCGGCTCGTTCTCGTAGCGGTGCTGTGTGTCCTGGTCGTCCTTGCGGCGCTGCTGCTGCCGCGGTTGCTGCGCGGGTTGCGGCCCGGTCAGACGCTGACCGTCCCGGAAGGGCAGCGGGCCTCACAGGTCTACGCGGCCGCCGACAAGGCCCTGCACCGTCCCGCGGGCTCCACCGCGAAGGCCGCCAAGAGCGCGCATCTGGCGCTGCCGGCCGAGGCGAAGGGCAACCCCGAGGGCTATCTCTTCCCGGCGACCTATCCCCTCGACTCGGACACCACCCCGGCGTCGCTGCTCGCCTACATGGTCAAAACCGCCAAGCAGCGGCTCGCCGCCGACGGCATCGCCTCCTACCGGACGGTCGTCATCGCCAGCATCGTGCAGGCCGAGGCGGACCGGCCGGCCGATATGGGCAAGGTCGCCCGGGTCATCGACAACCGACTCGCGCACCACATGCCGCTGCAGATGGATTCGACGATCAACTACGCGCTGGCCCGCAGCACCCTCCGCACCAGCCATGCCGACACCAGGACCAAGAACCCGTACAACACCTACCGCTACCCGGGCCTGCCGCCGACGCCGATCGACAGCCCCGGGGCCGACGCGCTGAAGGCGGCCGGCGCGCCGCCCGCGGGCGACTGGCTCTACTTCGTCACCGTCAAACCGGGCGACACCCGCTTCACCGCCGACTACCAGGAGCATCTGCGCAACGTCCGCGAGTTCAACGACCTGCAGAAGGGCGCCGGAACTGGCGGCGGTGGCGGGGGCGGGGCTTAG